One window of Papaver somniferum cultivar HN1 chromosome 9, ASM357369v1, whole genome shotgun sequence genomic DNA carries:
- the LOC113309892 gene encoding copper transporter 1-like, with protein MDGSMNHGGMQMNQTMGMSKKKMMMHMSFYWGDSATVLFHHWPGDSTGMYILSLILVFVLSVFVEWIGHCSIIRADSNHVAAGIVRSIVHTVRVGLAYLVMLAVMSFNGGIFIVAVLGHGLGYFVFGSQVFMKTDKNKTLPDLGC; from the coding sequence aTGGATGGCAGTATGAACCATGGGGGTATGCAAATGAATCAAACAATGGGTATGagcaagaagaagatgatgatgcatATGTCATTTTATTGGGGTGATAGCGCAACAGTTTTATTCCATCACTGGCCGGGGGATAGTACTGGTatgtacatcttgtctttgattttGGTGTTTGTATTGTCTGTGTTTGTAGAATGGATTGGTCATTGTTCAATTATTAGAGCTGATTCTAATCATGTTGCTGCTGGAATTGTAAGGAGTATAGTGCATACAGTTAGGGTTGGGTTAGCTTACTTGGTTATGCTTGCTGTTATGTCTTTTAATGGCGGTATCTTCATTGTTGCTGTTCTTGGACATGGTTTAGGGTATTTTGTATTTGGGTCACAGGTTTTTATGAAGACTGATAAGAATAAAACTCTTCCTGATTTGGGTTGTTGA
- the LOC113309893 gene encoding copper transporter 3-like, whose protein sequence is MDGMGGGNKMQMTFYWGMATEILFKGWPGHQTGMYVLALVIIFALAMFVEFLAYMEFDTAAVKHGIGVGLLYFVMLAVMTFNIGVLIAAVSGHALGFFFFGSQTISPVNPEV, encoded by the exons atgGATGGAATGGGTGGTGGTAACAAGATGCAAATGACATTCTACTGGGGTATGGCTACGGAAATTTTGTTTAAAGGATGGCCAGGCCATCAAACAGGTATGTATGTATTAGCTTTGGTAATTATCTTTGCGCTTGCAATGTTTGTTGAGTTTCTTGCATACATGGAATTC GATACTGCAGCTGTGAAGCATGGTATTGGTGTTGGATTACTTTACTTTGTCATGCTTGCTGTCATGACCTTCAATATTGGTGTCCTCATAGCAGCAGTGTCTGGTCATGCGCTTGGGTTCTTTTTCTTCGGCAGTCAGACGATTTCACCAGTTAATCCCGAAGTATAA